A single genomic interval of Juglans regia cultivar Chandler chromosome 1, Walnut 2.0, whole genome shotgun sequence harbors:
- the LOC108991977 gene encoding G-type lectin S-receptor-like serine/threonine-protein kinase At4g03230 isoform X1 — translation MIRRGSKIFSTFSKSFLSYSIFFIFCIHLLCFSQLYCSARHILKEGENITDEINNGSTLVSVGGNFEFGFFTPNGSSSPNRFVGIWYRLDPQAVVWVAERESPIPTGVIGVIRIAEDGNLEVLDTATKHTYWSTQLERSPSRNRSVKLMDSGNLVFSDDQFGKLVLWESFKKPTDTFLPGMKMSEGLTLTSWASVGDPGIGNYTFTRTQEEEEDDQVYYMIIQKPHVRYWTRSLRSNSEETRDHVIEDLLSNFSMRKGSKSKKTSPSTDWYMRFLPASARNNGLRRLVMDYTGKLQFLWFIGGDQHKWFLIWSEPRDECSIHNACGKSGAVCNINNKIRRCKCLPGFKPHNPERWDSGVFSGGCSRISDLYCGESETTAFLGLKMMKVSQTRSRTAFLVENEEDCIKTCRDDCECQAYSYQELGNNMRRGQNATNCLTWSDDLTDLQEEYAEGRNLSVRVAKKSDIESTARDCEHCGTNIIPYPLSTRPNCGDPMYFSFYCNDSTGQVSFMPANSTPAYRIESIDPSTRTFVIQVKYAGNRAVAGNPEGNLRLNFSLPFNVSRWLSSDEVEISWNPPSEPTCISSSDCLAWTHSTCMATTDGEERCHCNPNFRWDAPNLHCVKVDGRYRRYPIVLGTIAIIILIILILCFVYYLKRRRVANRNDSRSNQGNQTLNLYDTERRVTDLISSAEFKEEDKKGINVPFFDLGSILAATDNFSEANKLGQGGFGPVYKGKFSGGQLIAIKRLSRGSGQGLEEFKNEVVLIAKLQHRNLVRLLGYCIVGDEKMLLYEYMPNKSLDSFLFDRTLCVLLSWETRFNIILGIARGLLYLHQDSRLRIIHRDLKTSNVLLDEEMNPKISDFGLARIFGGKQTEGSTTRVVGTYGYMSPEYALDGFFSVKSDVFSFGVVVLEIISGKRNTGFYQSEQALSLLGYAWKSWKENRALDLVDQALRETCNPNEFLRCVVVGLLCVQEDPADRPSMSNAVFMLGSENATLPTPKQPAFVVRRSLSGTASSSSKPEIFNELTVTPEEGR, via the exons ATGATAAGGAGAGGAAGCAAAATCTTCAGTACATTTTCTAAAAGTTTCTTGTCATATTcgatcttcttcatcttttgcaTACATTTGTTGTGTTTCTCTCAATTATATTGCAGTGCTAGACATATTTTGAAGGAAGGCGAAAATATTACCGACGAGATCAATAATGGATCAACTCTTGTGTCGGTTGGAGGAAACTTTGAGTTTGGGTTCTTTACCCCTAATGGAAGCTCTAGCCCCAACAGGTTCGTCGGAATATGGTATCGATTGGATCCTCAAGCTGTTGTATGGGTTGCCGAACGAGAGTCTCCAATACCTACCGGTGTCATTGGAGTCATTAGAATTGCAGAAGATGGCAACCTCGAGGTATTGGATACAGCTACAAAGCATACATATTGGTCTACACAACTTGAAAGATCCCCGTCTAGAAATCGGTCTGTGAAGCTCATGGATTCTGGAAACCTGGTCTTTAGCGACGATCAGTTTGGAAAATTAGTTCTGTGGGAAAGCTTTAAAAAACCGACCGATACATTTCTTCCAGGTATGAAGATGAGTGAAGGCCTTACATTGACTTCATGGGCTAGCGTTGGTGACCCGGGAATTGGAAATTACACGTTCACACGaactcaagaagaagaagaagatgatcaagTCTACTACATGATTATCCAAAAACCACACGTCCGTTACTGGACCAGAAGTTTGAGATCGAACTCTGAAGAAACGCGTGATCATGTCATTGAAGACTTGCTATCAAATTTCAGCATGCGGAAAGGCAGCAAGAGCAAAAAAACTTCTCCTAGTACCGACTGGTACATGCGATTTTTGCCGGCTTCGGCTCGTAATAATGGTTTAAGAAGGTTGGTGATGGATTACACTGGAAAGTTACAGTTCTTGTGGTTTATTGGTGGTGATCAACACAAGTGGTTTTTGATATGGTCGGAGCCAAGAGATGAGTGTAGCATTCATAATGCTTGCGGGAAATCTGGCGCCGTCTGCAACATTAACAATAAAATACGTCGATGCAAATGCTTGCCAGGGTTCAAGCCTCATAATCCCGAGAGATGGGATTCGGGAGTGTTTTCTGGCGGGTGCTCCAGAATTTCGGATCTATATTGTGGCGAGAGTGAGACAACCGCGTTCTTGGGCTTAAAGATGATGAAGGTGAGCCAAACAAGATCACGAACAGCTTTCCTtgtagaaaatgaagaagattgcATTAAGACGTGCCGTGACGACTGTGAGTGCCAGGCCTATTCGTATCAGGAACTTGGAAACAACATGCGAAGAGGTCAAAATGCTACCAACTGCTTGACTTGGAGTGACGATCTAACTGATCTTCAAGAGGAGTACGCGGAAGGTCGTAACCTTTCTGTTCGCGTGGCAAAAAAATCTGATATAG AATCAACCGCAAGGGATTGCGAGCATTGTGGAACAAACATAATCCCCTACCCACTGAGCACCAGACCCAATTGTGGCGACCCCATGTATTTTAGTTTCTACTGCAACGATTCCACCGGCCAAGTTAGCTTCATGCCGGCAAACAGTACCCCTGCCTATCGAATTGAAAGCATCGATCCAAGTACACGAACTTTTGTCATCCAAGTCAAATATGCAGGAAATCGTGCTGTTGCGGGAAATCCAGAAGGAAATCTGCGGCTCAATTTTTCATTGCCATTTAACGTGAGCAGGTGGCTTTCTTCTGATGAAGTAGAGATTAGTTGGAACCCACCTTCGGAGCCGACTTGCATATCATCCTCAGACTGCTTGGCTTGGACACATTCAACTTGCATGGCAACAACTGATGGAGAGGAGAGGTGCCATTGCAATCCAAACTTCCGATGGGATGCCCCAAACTTACATTGTGTTAAAG TAGATGGTCGCTACAGGCGTTATCCAATTGTCCTGGGGACTATTGCAATTATAATTCTCATCATCTTGATCTTGTGTTTTGTGTACTATCTGAAAAGAAGGCGAGTGGCCAACAGAAATG ATAGCAGAAGTAATCAGGGAAATCAGACATTAAACTTGTATGACACTGAGAGACGTGTCACAGATTTGATATCTTCAGCGGAGTTCAAAGAAGAGGATAAGAAAGGGATTAATGTACCATTTTTTGATTTGGGTAGTATACTAGCAGCTACAGATAACTTCTCAGAGGCAAACAAGCTTGGACAAGGTGGATTTGGGCCTGTTTACAAG GGTAAGTTTTCAGGGGGACAACTGATTGCTATAAAGAGGCTGTCACGTGGTTCGGGCCAAGGCttagaagaatttaaaaatgagGTTGTGTTGATTGCAAAACTTCAACATAGAAATCTAGTTAGACTTCTTGGCTATTGCATTGTTGGAGACGAAAAGATGTTACTCTATGAATACATGCCCAACAAAAGCTTAGACTCATTTTTATTTG ATCGAACACTATGTGTGTTATTGAGCTGGGAGACACGCTTTAACATCATTCTGGGAATTGCTCGAGGACTGCTTTATCTTCACCAAGATTCTAGGTTGAGGATTATTCATAGAGATTTGAAAACAAGCAACGTTCTCCTAGATGAGGAGATGAACCCCAAGATTTCTGACTTCGGCTTGGCAAGAATATTTGGGGGCAAACAAACTGAGGGAAGCACAACCAGAGTAGTTGGAACTTA CGGCTACATGTCTCCAGAATATGCGTTGGACGGATTTTTCTCAGTCAAGTCTGATGTCTTTAGCTTTGGTGTGGTTGTACTAGAGATCATCAGCGGGAAAAGAAACACAGGATTTTACCAGTCAGAACAAGCTTTGAGTCTTCTTGGATAT GCATGGAAGTCGTGGAAAGAAAACAGGGCATTAGATTTAGTGGACCAAGCATTACGTGAAACATGCAACCCAAATGAGTTTTTGAGGTGTGTTGTTGTTGGACTCTTATGCGTGCAAGAAGACCCAGCTGACCGTCCCTCCATGTCAAATGCAGTTTTCATGCTTGGTAGTGAAAATGCAACTCTTCCAACTCCTAAACAACCAGCCTTTGTTGTAAGGAGATCCCTTTCTGGCACAGCTTCTTCTTCTAGTAAACCAGAGATATTTAATGAGTTAACGGTTACCCCAGAAGAAGGTCGTTGA
- the LOC108991977 gene encoding G-type lectin S-receptor-like serine/threonine-protein kinase At4g03230 isoform X2, whose amino-acid sequence MIRRGSKIFSTFSKSFLSYSIFFIFCIHLLCFSQLYCSARHILKEGENITDEINNGSTLVSVGGNFEFGFFTPNGSSSPNRFVGIWYRLDPQAVVWVAERESPIPTGVIGVIRIAEDGNLEVLDTATKHTYWSTQLERSPSRNRSVKLMDSGNLVFSDDQFGKLVLWESFKKPTDTFLPGMKMSEGLTLTSWASVGDPGIGNYTFTRTQEEEEDDQVYYMIIQKPHVRYWTRSLRSNSEETRDHVIEDLLSNFSMRKGSKSKKTSPSTDWYMRFLPASARNNGLRRLVMDYTGKLQFLWFIGGDQHKWFLIWSEPRDECSIHNACGKSGAVCNINNKIRRCKCLPGFKPHNPERWDSGVFSGGCSRISDLYCGESETTAFLGLKMMKVSQTRSRTAFLVENEEDCIKTCRDDCECQAYSYQELGNNMRRGQNATNCLTWSDDLTDLQEEYAEGRNLSVRVAKKSDIESTARDCEHCGTNIIPYPLSTRPNCGDPMYFSFYCNDSTGQVSFMPANSTPAYRIESIDPSTRTFVIQVKYAGNRAVAGNPEGNLRLNFSLPFNVSRWLSSDEVEISWNPPSEPTCISSSDCLAWTHSTCMATTDGEERCHCNPNFRWDAPNLHCVKDGRYRRYPIVLGTIAIIILIILILCFVYYLKRRRVANRNDSRSNQGNQTLNLYDTERRVTDLISSAEFKEEDKKGINVPFFDLGSILAATDNFSEANKLGQGGFGPVYKGKFSGGQLIAIKRLSRGSGQGLEEFKNEVVLIAKLQHRNLVRLLGYCIVGDEKMLLYEYMPNKSLDSFLFDRTLCVLLSWETRFNIILGIARGLLYLHQDSRLRIIHRDLKTSNVLLDEEMNPKISDFGLARIFGGKQTEGSTTRVVGTYGYMSPEYALDGFFSVKSDVFSFGVVVLEIISGKRNTGFYQSEQALSLLGYAWKSWKENRALDLVDQALRETCNPNEFLRCVVVGLLCVQEDPADRPSMSNAVFMLGSENATLPTPKQPAFVVRRSLSGTASSSSKPEIFNELTVTPEEGR is encoded by the exons ATGATAAGGAGAGGAAGCAAAATCTTCAGTACATTTTCTAAAAGTTTCTTGTCATATTcgatcttcttcatcttttgcaTACATTTGTTGTGTTTCTCTCAATTATATTGCAGTGCTAGACATATTTTGAAGGAAGGCGAAAATATTACCGACGAGATCAATAATGGATCAACTCTTGTGTCGGTTGGAGGAAACTTTGAGTTTGGGTTCTTTACCCCTAATGGAAGCTCTAGCCCCAACAGGTTCGTCGGAATATGGTATCGATTGGATCCTCAAGCTGTTGTATGGGTTGCCGAACGAGAGTCTCCAATACCTACCGGTGTCATTGGAGTCATTAGAATTGCAGAAGATGGCAACCTCGAGGTATTGGATACAGCTACAAAGCATACATATTGGTCTACACAACTTGAAAGATCCCCGTCTAGAAATCGGTCTGTGAAGCTCATGGATTCTGGAAACCTGGTCTTTAGCGACGATCAGTTTGGAAAATTAGTTCTGTGGGAAAGCTTTAAAAAACCGACCGATACATTTCTTCCAGGTATGAAGATGAGTGAAGGCCTTACATTGACTTCATGGGCTAGCGTTGGTGACCCGGGAATTGGAAATTACACGTTCACACGaactcaagaagaagaagaagatgatcaagTCTACTACATGATTATCCAAAAACCACACGTCCGTTACTGGACCAGAAGTTTGAGATCGAACTCTGAAGAAACGCGTGATCATGTCATTGAAGACTTGCTATCAAATTTCAGCATGCGGAAAGGCAGCAAGAGCAAAAAAACTTCTCCTAGTACCGACTGGTACATGCGATTTTTGCCGGCTTCGGCTCGTAATAATGGTTTAAGAAGGTTGGTGATGGATTACACTGGAAAGTTACAGTTCTTGTGGTTTATTGGTGGTGATCAACACAAGTGGTTTTTGATATGGTCGGAGCCAAGAGATGAGTGTAGCATTCATAATGCTTGCGGGAAATCTGGCGCCGTCTGCAACATTAACAATAAAATACGTCGATGCAAATGCTTGCCAGGGTTCAAGCCTCATAATCCCGAGAGATGGGATTCGGGAGTGTTTTCTGGCGGGTGCTCCAGAATTTCGGATCTATATTGTGGCGAGAGTGAGACAACCGCGTTCTTGGGCTTAAAGATGATGAAGGTGAGCCAAACAAGATCACGAACAGCTTTCCTtgtagaaaatgaagaagattgcATTAAGACGTGCCGTGACGACTGTGAGTGCCAGGCCTATTCGTATCAGGAACTTGGAAACAACATGCGAAGAGGTCAAAATGCTACCAACTGCTTGACTTGGAGTGACGATCTAACTGATCTTCAAGAGGAGTACGCGGAAGGTCGTAACCTTTCTGTTCGCGTGGCAAAAAAATCTGATATAG AATCAACCGCAAGGGATTGCGAGCATTGTGGAACAAACATAATCCCCTACCCACTGAGCACCAGACCCAATTGTGGCGACCCCATGTATTTTAGTTTCTACTGCAACGATTCCACCGGCCAAGTTAGCTTCATGCCGGCAAACAGTACCCCTGCCTATCGAATTGAAAGCATCGATCCAAGTACACGAACTTTTGTCATCCAAGTCAAATATGCAGGAAATCGTGCTGTTGCGGGAAATCCAGAAGGAAATCTGCGGCTCAATTTTTCATTGCCATTTAACGTGAGCAGGTGGCTTTCTTCTGATGAAGTAGAGATTAGTTGGAACCCACCTTCGGAGCCGACTTGCATATCATCCTCAGACTGCTTGGCTTGGACACATTCAACTTGCATGGCAACAACTGATGGAGAGGAGAGGTGCCATTGCAATCCAAACTTCCGATGGGATGCCCCAAACTTACATTGTGTTAAAG ATGGTCGCTACAGGCGTTATCCAATTGTCCTGGGGACTATTGCAATTATAATTCTCATCATCTTGATCTTGTGTTTTGTGTACTATCTGAAAAGAAGGCGAGTGGCCAACAGAAATG ATAGCAGAAGTAATCAGGGAAATCAGACATTAAACTTGTATGACACTGAGAGACGTGTCACAGATTTGATATCTTCAGCGGAGTTCAAAGAAGAGGATAAGAAAGGGATTAATGTACCATTTTTTGATTTGGGTAGTATACTAGCAGCTACAGATAACTTCTCAGAGGCAAACAAGCTTGGACAAGGTGGATTTGGGCCTGTTTACAAG GGTAAGTTTTCAGGGGGACAACTGATTGCTATAAAGAGGCTGTCACGTGGTTCGGGCCAAGGCttagaagaatttaaaaatgagGTTGTGTTGATTGCAAAACTTCAACATAGAAATCTAGTTAGACTTCTTGGCTATTGCATTGTTGGAGACGAAAAGATGTTACTCTATGAATACATGCCCAACAAAAGCTTAGACTCATTTTTATTTG ATCGAACACTATGTGTGTTATTGAGCTGGGAGACACGCTTTAACATCATTCTGGGAATTGCTCGAGGACTGCTTTATCTTCACCAAGATTCTAGGTTGAGGATTATTCATAGAGATTTGAAAACAAGCAACGTTCTCCTAGATGAGGAGATGAACCCCAAGATTTCTGACTTCGGCTTGGCAAGAATATTTGGGGGCAAACAAACTGAGGGAAGCACAACCAGAGTAGTTGGAACTTA CGGCTACATGTCTCCAGAATATGCGTTGGACGGATTTTTCTCAGTCAAGTCTGATGTCTTTAGCTTTGGTGTGGTTGTACTAGAGATCATCAGCGGGAAAAGAAACACAGGATTTTACCAGTCAGAACAAGCTTTGAGTCTTCTTGGATAT GCATGGAAGTCGTGGAAAGAAAACAGGGCATTAGATTTAGTGGACCAAGCATTACGTGAAACATGCAACCCAAATGAGTTTTTGAGGTGTGTTGTTGTTGGACTCTTATGCGTGCAAGAAGACCCAGCTGACCGTCCCTCCATGTCAAATGCAGTTTTCATGCTTGGTAGTGAAAATGCAACTCTTCCAACTCCTAAACAACCAGCCTTTGTTGTAAGGAGATCCCTTTCTGGCACAGCTTCTTCTTCTAGTAAACCAGAGATATTTAATGAGTTAACGGTTACCCCAGAAGAAGGTCGTTGA